The sequence GTCAGCCAAACAATAGGACGCAAAGGGGCCATTAACAGTAAAATGATGCGGCTGGCGGGGAAGGCAATCAATTCAGGGCGTAACGCCGCTAATGTTTTTGGAGTGATTTCACCAAAAATAAGAATCACAATGGTCAGGCCGGTGGTGGCAATAACAACCCCAGTGTCACCCCATATATCCACGGCTATAACAGTGGCGATTGAGGCCGCTAGGATGTTGACGACGTTGTTGCCCACTAAAATAGTGCCCAGCAAGCGGTCAGGCGTGCTCAGAAGGCGCTGTGCTCGCTGTGCGCTACGGTTACCTTCCCGGCTCATGTGCCGTAGGCGGTAGCGGTTGAGGCTTAGTAGACCAGTTTCCGAGCTGGAGAAAAACGCAGAACACAGAATCAAAAATACCAGCAAACCTAATAGATAGCTGATTTGTATATCGTCCACAAGCAAAGGGCCTCAAATGACTAAAATAAATTCACGGACTAATTTACTACCAAAATAGGCCAGCATCAGTAAGAAAAAGCCTGCGATAGTCCAGCGAATGGCTTTATGTCCGCGCCAGCCAAGTTGATGGCGGCCCCATAGCAGGATGCCGAAAACCAGCCAGGCAACGCATGACAGCAAGGTCTTGTGAACTAGATGTTGCGCGAATAGGTTGTCCAGAAACAACCAGCCACTGATCAATGATAATGACAACAGTAGCCAGCCCGCCCATAAAAGACTAAATAGCAGGCTTTCCATGCTTTGTAAGGGCGGGAAGTTCTTAATCAGAGTAGAAACTGGACGTTTACGCAGTTGTTGATCTTGGATCAGTAAAATCATTGACTGAAATACTGCAATAGTGATCATGCCGTAAGCAAGGATAGAAAATATAATATGTGCCAGAATCCCTGGCGCTTCATTAATCGGCTGTAGGTTGCCATGCGGTAAAAATTGCGCGCACAGTACTGTTATTGCGCCCAGACTGAGCAACGGTAGCAGCAAAATATGCACTGACATGCGCGTTAAGCACAGCAGCACTAAGCCAATAATTGAAAAAGCAATTAGGCTGGATGCATTAAAGAGGCTAAGCAACAAGCCTTGCTCCGGCAGCAGCAGCATAAATAGGTGTATACCGTGCGCAATAAAGCCAAGTGTAGTCAGGCTTGAGACCAGCACTTTATTAACGGGTGCGCGTCGCAGCAAGCAGCGTGTTAAATATATGCATGTTGAGCCGTAAAAAATTGCAGCCAAGAGACTAAGAAGCAGAGTGGACATAGGACCTTATACAATAATTTCAACAGATTGAGTTTGGCATATAATACATCAGCGTAGAAACAATATTTGCTTTGCAGTGCTCAGATAGCCAATGTTCTCTGTTTTCTTCAGGTCAGGCAATCAATCAATCAGCTAAAGAACGATATCCTTTGACAGTAGCCGAGTCTATCCATAGAATACCGCGCCTATGATAAATGGACCGATTCCTCATCACGTTGATCCGCGAAAGCTTGCAGATCGTAGTATTTCCTTAGCTGGAGAGCTGCAACTGTCGGAGTTTTCTAGGGTAGGCGAACTGCTAACAAGCACTGACGGCTTTGTTCGTACAGAGTTTGCGTTTAGCCGCGACGAGCAAAAAGTAGCAGTAGTGCAATTTAAGCTTGAGTCGGATGTTAGGATGATCTGCCAGCGTTGCTTGGATGAAGCGGTTATTCCTGTGAGCGGTGAGTATCTGTATGCCATAGTGACACCCGGCACAGATGAAATGCACTTCCCACAAGGGTATGACGTACTTGAAGTAGGTGAAGAGCCTTTAGATTTATTGGCATTGATTGAAGATGAGCTTTTGCTCGCTTTACCCATTGTCCCCATGCACCCACCTGAAGAATGCCAGCAACCGGCTGGACTCATCGAGTCCGAGTTGAGCAAGAACGCGGTTAAAAGGTCCAACCCGTTCAGTGTATTGGCGCAGTTAAAGCGTGACCCAAACGTTTAGGAGTTAATGATTATGGCTGTTCAGAAGAGCAAAAAATCCCGTTCTGCGCGTGACATGCGCCGTTCACACGATGCACTTACCGCAAGTACTTTGACGGTAGAAAAAAGCACCGGTGATTTGCGTTTGCGTCACCACGTATCACCAGAAGGTGTGTACCGTGGACGCCAAGTGATCGCGAAGGATTCTGCTGAGTAAACCTTGACAGGTTCAGTGATAGCAGTTGATGCAATGGGCGGGGACTTTGGTCCCCGTCTTGTTGTTTCTGCCTGTGTGAAAAGTTTATTAGAGCACCCATTACTGCAATTAGTATTAGTAGGGGACTCTGACAGCATTGAGTCTGTTCTGGCTCAATGCCCTCAAGTGGATCGCTCACGGCTGACGGTACTGCACGCCAGTGAAAGCATCTCTATGACTGACTTGCCTGCGCATGCCTTGCGCCATAAGCCTGATTCATCGATGCGTATTGCTTTGCAATTGGTGCGTGATAAAAAAGTGCAAGCCTGTGTCAGTGCCGGCAATACCGGTGCTTTAATGGCTTTGGCTAAGCACGTTCTTAATCCCTTAGAAAGCATTGAGCGACCGGCAATTATGACGGCGCTGCCCACTCTGACCGGTGAAACACACTTGCTGGATTTAGGCGCTAATGTTGATGTCAGTGCCCAGCAGTTAGTGCAGTTTGCCTTGATGGGTTCCGCTGCGGTACAGATTCAAGGTGTTGAACGGCCGCGTGTGGCACTGCTCAATGTAGGCAGTGAAGCCATTAAAGGTAGTCAGCAGGTCAAGCTGGCTGCGGCCGAGCTACAAACAATGACGCATATTAATTACATTGGTTACGTGGAAGGCGATGGTGTCTTTCGTGGTGATGCCGATGTTGTGGTTTGTGATGGCTTTGTCGGTAATGTCTTGCTCAAGTCCAGTGAAGGCTTGGCAAAAATGATCGCAGCGCGTATTAAGCAGCGCTTAGGACGTGGACTGCGTGCTTGGTTGCTGGCTTGGTTAGCAGCGCCTTTGTTAAAAGTACTGCGGTCAGAATTAGCCCCTGAGCGTTATAATGGAGCCTGCTTGTTGGGTGTAGACGGTATTGTGGTAAAAAGTCATGGTAATGCCTCACAGCAAGCATTTCAGTCTGCCATCAGCGTAGCTTATGCCGCTGCGCAGGGGCATCTTGCTCAACGCTTACAAGCGCACTTACAAGGCCTAACTAATGTCTAAAGATTGCACCGTGCAATTGTAATGTGACGGATGGCTAAGGCTTATCATCCAATAGTCGGTTTGTTATTGACGTCCTAAGCGTGGCAAACTTCCTTTGTTGAATGACAGGTAATTATTTTTATGAAGGCTTCACTTGCGTTTGTATTCCCCGGTCAAGGTTCTCAAGCTGTTGGTATGTTAGCTGATATTGGTGCTGCCGAACCCGTTGTTATTGATACTTTTGCTGAAGCATCTGCTGCTTTAGGTTATGACCTTTGGGCTTTGGCTCAGCAAGGGCCGGCTGAGGTGTTAAATCAAACCGATAAGACCCAGCCCGCAATTTTAACGGCCTCAATTGCTCTATGGCGTTTATGGGTA comes from Pseudomonas sp. C27(2019) and encodes:
- a CDS encoding inner membrane protein YpjD; this translates as MSTLLLSLLAAIFYGSTCIYLTRCLLRRAPVNKVLVSSLTTLGFIAHGIHLFMLLLPEQGLLLSLFNASSLIAFSIIGLVLLCLTRMSVHILLLPLLSLGAITVLCAQFLPHGNLQPINEAPGILAHIIFSILAYGMITIAVFQSMILLIQDQQLRKRPVSTLIKNFPPLQSMESLLFSLLWAGWLLLSLSLISGWLFLDNLFAQHLVHKTLLSCVAWLVFGILLWGRHQLGWRGHKAIRWTIAGFFLLMLAYFGSKLVREFILVI
- a CDS encoding YceD family protein produces the protein MINGPIPHHVDPRKLADRSISLAGELQLSEFSRVGELLTSTDGFVRTEFAFSRDEQKVAVVQFKLESDVRMICQRCLDEAVIPVSGEYLYAIVTPGTDEMHFPQGYDVLEVGEEPLDLLALIEDELLLALPIVPMHPPEECQQPAGLIESELSKNAVKRSNPFSVLAQLKRDPNV
- the rpmF gene encoding 50S ribosomal protein L32 — its product is MAVQKSKKSRSARDMRRSHDALTASTLTVEKSTGDLRLRHHVSPEGVYRGRQVIAKDSAE
- the plsX gene encoding phosphate acyltransferase PlsX gives rise to the protein MTGSVIAVDAMGGDFGPRLVVSACVKSLLEHPLLQLVLVGDSDSIESVLAQCPQVDRSRLTVLHASESISMTDLPAHALRHKPDSSMRIALQLVRDKKVQACVSAGNTGALMALAKHVLNPLESIERPAIMTALPTLTGETHLLDLGANVDVSAQQLVQFALMGSAAVQIQGVERPRVALLNVGSEAIKGSQQVKLAAAELQTMTHINYIGYVEGDGVFRGDADVVVCDGFVGNVLLKSSEGLAKMIAARIKQRLGRGLRAWLLAWLAAPLLKVLRSELAPERYNGACLLGVDGIVVKSHGNASQQAFQSAISVAYAAAQGHLAQRLQAHLQGLTNV